The Penicillium oxalicum strain HP7-1 chromosome VI, whole genome shotgun sequence genome window below encodes:
- a CDS encoding C2H2 finger domain transcription factor mtfA: protein MDLASLIHGAAPVPKSYSETYGKRSRQAPLSPPAEERPKCALPSISSLLEGANEAQHSAKRQRLSSPISKRDARYDTICLPPTPPLRPGSGSGSRHGSAVHSPVEMSSPRHPSPHAHRSSVSSNGSSIGSQSHHALPQNYSHGPYASPAPSVSSTSSHSSYTSPVEATHPSTSPLYYSRPPPVINTNTPASTPPAHPVSAQNASGLISPVTPAWPHQHHHYFPPTSAAPYQQNHDRYICRTCHKAFSRPSSLRIHSHSHTGEKPFHCTHPGCGKAFSVRSNMKRHERGCHSGRPAALQAMVS from the exons ATGGATTTGGCCAGCCTGATTCACGGTGCCGCTCCGGTGCCCAAGTCATACAGTGAAACATATGGCAAGCGATCACGACAAGCACCTCTTTCACCACCTGCCGAGGAACGTCCGAAATGCGCCTTgccctccatctcatcatTGCTCGAAGGAGCCAACGAAGCTCAGCACTCAGCCA AACGGCAACGCCTGAGCTCCCCGATCTCAAAGCGTGATGCTCGCTACGATACCATCTGTCTGCCTCCCACTCCACCTCTCCGGCCTGGTTCAGGCTCGGGCTCTCGCCATGGTAGTGCGGTCCACTCGCCCGTGGAGATGAGCTCTCCCAGACATCCTTCACCACATGCGCACCGCTCGTCGGTCTCCAGCAACGGCAGCTCGATCGGCTCTCAATCACACCATGCTCTCCCTCAAAATTACTCGCATGGTCCCTACGCATCTCCCGCTCCCAGcgtctcttccacctcttcTCACTCCTCCTACACCTCGCCTGTAGAAGCCACCCACCCTTCCACCTCGCCACTTTACTACTCGCGTCCTCCACCTGTCATCAACACGAATACTCCCGCCTCCACACCACCCGCTCACCCCGTCAGCGCCCAGAATGCTTCGGGCTTGATCTCCCCCGTGACTCCTGCGTGgcctcatcaacatcaccactACTTCCCTCCCACCAGTGCTGCGCCTTATCAGCAGAATCATGACCGATATATCTGCCGCACCTGTCACAAGGCCTTCTCTCGGCCTTCCAGCCTGCGCATCCACTCCCACTCCCACACCGGCGAGAAGCCATTCCACTGCACACATCCCGGCTGTGGCAAGGCATTCTCCGTGCGCAGCAACATGAAACGCCATGAGCGAGGCTGCCACTCGGGACGCCCTGCAGCTCTGCAGGCCATGGTCTCTTAA